The window GAGACTACCAACACGCCCCAGTGGTTGCAAAGAGATCAACTCCGGCTCCCGCGCTGGATGTCCGGTGACAATACGACTACCGAAGAAGGTGGTGTCAACAGACTTTTTGGTGGCCGGGCTGTGCCTGGACGCCTGCGATTAGGTTAGAGGAGTACATGTTTGGTGTCAACTGCTGGCCAGTGTATATTAATAGCGACTATCTTTTCTGTACATAGtctgtttcttttgttgatTGATTGGCATTGGTTGAGATTGTTGCCACCGGTCGTACGATATCGTAGAAATCAACCGTGATGCTGTGcaactatatatatacacCACCTGCGAAATACTATCTAAACACTATCTGTGGGGGTCTCTCCTCGACCTACCTCTAGTGCGGGGGTATTATactccatccatcccactCTGGGCGTGGGAGAATATCCACCCCCAAGACCCGCCAACCCATGGAATCCGGACATCTACAAGCAGACTAGGCCACTTGTCGATTTCAACCAGGTCCCCCCCCCTTGCGTGTCCAAATATAAGGCAGCCCACATCCCACCCGCCTCGAAAAACCCCAAGAAAAACCAACCGCTCCAAATCAACCCCTCCAAACAACACCCGCCCACCATCAACCAGCCCAAAATGGATCTCCCCAAAGTCGGCGACAGAATCGACTCGATCGACACGCCCTCAATGATCGCagacctcgacctcgtcgacgCAAATCTCAAAAAACTAATGGGCAAGCTCCTCCCAACGGGTCTGAACATCCGCCCGCACCTAAAGACGACCAAGAGCGCGATCCTCGCGCGGAAGATGAATGCCGCCGGCGCAAAGGGCGTCTGCGTTGCGAAAGTGAGCGAGGCGGAAGTCATTGCCGCGACGGGGTTTGACGACCTGCTAATTACGTGCGAGATCGTGGGTCCCGCGAAGGTGAGGCGGCTGGTGGAGCTGTTCCGCAAGCACCGCGGGATCAGGACGGTGGTTGATAGTGAGGTTGGGGCGAGCGCGATTAATGATGCGCTCGCGCGGGCGGGAATCGAGGAGCCGATTTCGGTGCTGATTGATCTGGATGTTGGGCTTCACCGCACGGGCGTTCAGCCTGGGGAGCCGGCGGTTGCACTGGCGAGACATGTGAGCGGGTTGAAGCACCTCCGGCTTATTGGGGTGCAAGGGTACGAGGGCCACCTGCAGCACCTGCATGACTACGAAGACCGCAAGGCGCAGTGTCTGGCGTCGATGAAAATCCTCACCGAGACGGCGGAGGCACTGCGGAAGGAAGGATGTGATATCCAGGTCGTGACGACGGGAGGGACGGGCACGGCCGAGTTCTGCGCCACCGTGCCCGGGGTGACGGAGCTACAGCCTGGATCGTTTATCTTCATGGACACGGACTACCGGAATGCCGTGGGCACGTTCTACTCGAACAGTCTGACCATCTTGTCGACCGTGATCAGCAAGCAGGGCCCGCGGTGCGTGACTATCGACAGCGGACTCAAGTCCTTGACGACTGATAGCGGGTTGGCGGAGTGCAAGGATCCCCGCTATGAGTATGGTGTCCTGGGGGATGAGCATGGTTCGCTGAGTTGGGCGGAGGGGACCCCGGATCTGAAGGTTGGGGATCGCGTTGAGATGGTTCCGAGCCATATTGATCCGACGGTCAATCTGCATGACTTCTATTATGCTTATCGTGGGGGTGTCATTAAGGAGATTTGGCCGGTTGATTCGAGGGGGAAAGTTCAATAGTGTAAGGAACACGTTCTGGGGTTGTGGCTTTATCAATATAGACGGTGTTGGTCGGGAAAATATCAACTCCTTGACTGTCGTTGCCGAGGGCGGCAGTGACGAAGTACATCCCTTTTCCAGGTAATACTTCATAGAGCACCTTTCAACCCACCCGGCTCTCTCTAGTCAGGCACCAGATCCTATCAGTCATGATACCCATCGGCCCATCCCCCTCTGGCTCCGCCAACAGGCCGAAATCAACTCGATCAATGGCACTGCCCAGTTATACCAATCCCAATCCACATCTGTTCCACTCCTGCACATCCATTGACTCATTCGTCGCCGAGATATTGGACGGAAAATTGTCCACGGTGCCACCGATATTGCAAAGGTTTCCAggaggatgttgttgataCAGGGCTGTCAGACAGCAAACGAGAGACACAAATCTCATGCTTTGGCTTTGGTTGCTCCAAGATGCAGCGAGAGTTGGTGACGTTGTAAACAGAGATCTGAGTCGAAAGGCAGCTGGGCGTTCGCTCTTGTCATGGAGAGGTTTTCTGGACTGTTCTGGATGGCATTGTTGGAAAAATGTCTTACTGTATTTCCAATCGAAAAGCCTGCTCGGTAATATGCTCAAATGGGCGATAATCTGCTCTGCCAATCACACTCACCACCTCTTGGGCGCAGAGATCTCGGTTCGCGAAAATGAAGCAGATACAGTTTCTTTGCCCCTCCGTTGCTGGATTGCTTTGATACCGGTGCGGTCGGTGACCGTGGTCGCGTTGATGATGTTATCAAAGGCCTCGTCTTCACTGCCCGCAGATCCGGATTCTGCATCTGAGTCGACGTACAAGGGTTCAGGTGGCGCAATCTTTTCCAGCTCTTGTTTATCCGACTGAGACGGATTCTGGAATGCTTTGGAACTGAGAATCTTGCGGCGAATCTCGGCCATCTGCTCTTCGTCCTCAGAATCGTCGGAAATCGCAAACGGATCCTTGTCggcaccatcctcgtcctcgtgctcgtcctcatcctcattATCGTCACTGCCTTCATCTTCGCTgtcatcctcttccccgTCCATGTCTTTCTCCGCTGGTTTGCGATTGGTATTCCCGACAGTCCACATATCATCGGCCCCCTCTACACGACTGTCCTCGTATTCCCGTTCGATCTTGGCCAGCCATTCCTCCTCTGTCCTCTTGACGTCCTCTTCTGTTTCACAAGCGGCGTAGAGGTTCAGGAGTTCCGAATTGATGTCGATAAAAGCCTCGCCATACCGGAAGTTCTTCAAGACGTCCTTGGCCCAGTCTGCGTGACCACAGATATAGAAACAGGCGGCCAACGCCTCAACACAGTTCAGTCGCCATGGTTTTCCGTAGTTGACCGTATTAGCAGCGATCAGATAGGGCACTGTGGCGAGTCAGCATTGTCGGCGATGTACAGGCATCGCGGAACATACATAGTCGTTCACATTTCCCACCAATCCGCGACCATGGCACTTCCTTGACTCGCACCCAGGAGCATTCCACCACTGCTGCACCATGCTGTTCCATGGTTTCGCGATCGGCGGGGGATATGACTCGTTTTGCATTCGGGCTGGTAGTCACGGACTGGTTAGATACTTCGACATGGAGCACAGAATATGGGAATATACGTACGAGACAACCACACCAGGGGACCGTTGGCCAATATGAAGCTCCCGCATCAGACCCAGCTTCATCAGTTTCTTTCCAGAGCATCGCTTCGGGTCGCAATGGCCCATATCCCAGCAGGCCGCTTTGTACACTGGGCGCGAGGATTCCTGCTCGCCATCGCGGGGCACTCTGGGACGCGGGTTGGAGAATTTCTTGCCTCCTCGCGCAAAGTTGTCTTTCTTGTGTCGGACCATGGCGGGTGgcgatgatgttgttgtGTATCGTAGGAGTAGTTGGTGTTGGGTtaggaaaagaaaatgcgGCGGGCGCCACACGTGCGAGACTAGTTCAGTCACTCTCCGCCTTCAGCTTCGCAGCCACTCGACACGTTTTGGTTCACTCGACATCTGCCCTTGTACTATCAGCGCCGCTTTTCTTTCCCGtgccttttcttttcttttcctttttttgtcTGTTCTTTCCTGTCGCCATCCTGGAGGCTACTTCGGCACGCATGGCGGCAAGGGACCGCTTCGGTCCTTTCGCTGAGCCAGGACTGACCCCGCTGCAGCGCGCAATTCGTGAGTCTGCCTGCTTCTCTTCGGAATGACAAATCTAAGACTGTTCTCTCGCTCCTTTCATAGGTAATGCATGCGATCCACAGAACTACGAGCCTAACCTGGCCCTGAACCTCGAGGTCGCCGACTTGGTGAACACCAAGAAAGGCAACGCGTGAGCCGCACCTTGTCATACCCGTCCCGCCGGATCGCATATTTACACTCGATAGGCCCCGAGAATCGGCATTCGACATTGTCCAACTTATCAACTCCCGAAATCAAAACGTTGCATTGCTGGCGTTGGCGGTACGTTTTCTGGGAAGGCAAGCGGGGAGGGGCTAGGCTGACAACTGGCACCTTTAGCTACTCGACATCTGCGTCAAGAACTGCGGATACCCGTTCCATCTCCAGATTGGCACAAAGGAGTTCCTAAATGAATTGGTCCGGAGGTTCCCCGAGCGGCCCCCCATGCGTCCCTCGAGGGTGCAACATCGCATCCTGGAGTCGATCGAGGAATGGCGGCAGACCATCTGTCAGACGTCGCGATACAAGGAGGACCTGGGCTTTATCAGGGATATGCACCGGCTTTTGCTGTACAAAGGCTACGCTTTCCCAGAAGTTCGCCGGGAGGATGCCGCCGTTCTGAACCCGAGCGATGTATGCACCACTTTGTGAACCTCCCGCGTGTGGCCCCACAACTGACCTGTCTAGAATCTACGAtcggccgaggagatggaggaagaagagcgggaAGCGCAGTCAGCCAAGCTCCAAGAGCTGATCCGGAGAGGCACTCCCGCCGACCTCCAGGAGGCAAACCGTCTGATGAAGGTCATGGCGGGCTTCGACAACCGGCACAAAACCGACTACCGAGCAAAGGCAGCGGAGGAGGTGTCCAAGGTGCAACAGAAGGCCAGGAttttggaggagatgctgcaGAGCGGAGAGGGAATGCCCGAGGGCGACGTCTTCGAGGTGGGAGCGTTCGATTCACAGCCCTATGTGGCATCGCTGACAGGTAATAGGAGCTGGCGAATGCCTTACAAAGTGCCCACCCCAAGATTCAGAAGATGTGCGAGGAAGAATCGGACGACCCGGAGGCCGTCCACAAGCTGCTTGAGATCAACGATAGCATACACCGGACTATCGAGCGGTATAAGCTGGTCAAGACGGGCGATTTGGATGCAGCATCCAAAATCCCCAAAGGTACACTGGGTACCACGACTGGGGTCTCGAAGAATGCGAACAATGAGCTCTCTCTGATCGATTTCGATCCCGAACCCAGCTCGAACAGCAATGCAGCGGAAGCAGCCCAGGGCGGTAGCTCGTTAGAAAacgacctcctcggcctttCGATGGACGATCAGGTTCCCGCGGCCGGTGGTGGAATCTCACTAGGACCATCTAGTAAGTTGTCTTGGTCTGCATCGACGATTGTCACTGACCCTTTGTCCAAGTGAACTTCCCGTCGATCccatccagctcggcgactCCTCCCCAGCAGACTCCGGCGGCGTTCAAACCCAACTACGATATCCTTGCAGGCATGAATTCGTCCTCTCAATCGTccactcctcctccccgTGCATCTCCCCAACCTCCGTCCCAGCCCACTCCACCGCCTGCGGCAGATCCATTTGCATCGTTGGTCTCTGCCAGCCCACGGCCTGGAGCCAGCCCTTTCCCAGCGCCGGCCGCCGCGGCCCCCGCTGCTTCGGGCTCTTCCGCTCTGCTCGACCTGGTTGCGGACCAACCGCCTGCCAAACAGCCCGCGGCAGcggccgaagacgacgagtGGAACTTTGCATCCTCCTTGCCGCCGAGCAGTGCGCTGCCCACATCGAACAAGGTCCAGGTTCTCAACTCACAGCTCCGCGTCGATTTTGCAGTACGACGACTGCCTGGAGAGCCACGTCAGATTCAGATCGCTGCTGTCTTTTCCAACACGACGAGTCAACCGATTAGCGAGCTGCATTTCCAAGTTGCAGTGGAGAAAGTGAGTGGTCTATTTTTGTATCTTCTGATGGAGTCTTGTCTAACCGCGTCTCTAGCTGTATACGCTACAGCTTCGGCCGCAGTCAGGCCGAGACATTGCGGCTATGCAGCAGAATGGTGTGCAGCAGGGTTTGCTCCTGGATGGTATCGATGCCGGGAAAGGAAACTCGGTGAAGCTTCGGTTCAGGGTGTCCTACAAGGTAGGAGCCACGGCtcatgaagaacaaggaatGGTGCCCTCGCTGGGTATTTCGTAGATACTTCTCTCCCTGTGGCATTTTACTCGCCATGAAATGCCTCGGCAGGTTCATGGCAGGACTGATTCTGGCGGATCCCATCTTCGACTACCCTCCGTGTCGCATTCTCTCCGCTGTTTCACCCTTGACAAACTTAGCGTCTGCCCGTACTTTGTCTATAAAGatttctctccctctccctctcccatTGCCGTCTCAATCACCCACGTGCTTCCTTCTTTCAATGATTCTGTTTCGTATGCACTTCGTCGCTTGCTTGGACCTTCCTCCTTTCATTCGACTACGTAAGAAACAACAACGCTCGCTTAACCCAAGGCACAAAGCACCATGGAAATGGGGGAGAACCCCAAGCGAACAAGACCGAATACGGGCCACAGTTCCTCCCCGAGTCCTCAGCCTCCCCCGGAGGCGCCATGAGAACCATGCCACAATTGCCCCACGCGCACCTTCCGCCAGAGTAGAACCCGGTATCGATCACCCCTTGCTTGGCAACAGAACAGGCAGGTCATTCGTATAAAGCTCTTGGCGCCAAATGCTGGTAAATTTCCTTATGAGGAGATTGTGCCATGGGGACCGCAATCGACCCGTGGATCTGGGGGATTACCTGTTCGGGGTGCCGCAGGATGTGTTTCGTCAGGATCGAAGCCAGCCCTCAGGAAGGAAATCATTTTCCGTGCGGGGCTAGAATCTCTATAGTAGATGATAAGCAATGCTgcggtggagatgatctACCGAACGGCGCCAGTGCCGGCAGTAGTCTGTAGTTGTGTCTACCAGGGCCCATGTTACTgcattcttttttcttccttgctctCTCTACCTTCTATAGCCTTCTATCCAGATAGAGACACAATAACCGATAAATTGCCGAGCAGAAAGGTATTCTCCACCTCGCAACCATATCCATAAGAAGTGGACAAGCCGAGcccggccatggcgggtggCGAGTTCCCAATCCGGTTTAGATCTCGGCCGCGAAGGTCGTGATAAGATAGATCGGGATCGATGGCTCTTCAAGAGACCCGCTCACATCTACTGACAGTCTTCTAGACCTGCCTGATTCAACTATCACGGTTCTCCGTCTGACCGAGCACGACCCTCGGCTTTTCCGTGACTAGCTTGACAGCCAAGCTCGCAGTTTTCGTCTTGGTCGGTCGCAATGCTGTCGTCCGGATATTTGCCTCTGTAAATTCCCCGAAGATTCTGCGCGTCCGATTGCCTGAGCTACCTATCAGGTAGGATGCCCCTGCAGGCGATCTCCTGCAGGAACACACTTAAATTATTATTTTTCCTACATCTTTTTGCGCGCAAAAACGAGTGTATTTCTTGGGGGACATGTCCCCTCTCAGTAGATTGTATACTGCCCTGTTTCCCCAGCTGGGCTGCATGGTCTGGGTCGTCGTAGGCCTGGTCTATATCGCAAACCACGTAAACATCAAATTCATGGAACCTCAAAAGTCATCGCAGGTTATGAAGATCAATATGACGGGCGAATCAATCCGTGTCGGTTTCTCCGCTGAAAGCTCTGAAAGCCATCCATTTCCGGCGCGATCAACTTCGTCCATACCTGCTCGATCCGGAGTCTTCCACGTGACTGGCACTACCTTTTCAGGCGAAATGCCTCGAGCGCTTCATTGCATGAGGCAGAACTGTCCGAAGCCAGTACGAGCGACTTTTCTCTCATTTTTGATTCCGTGGGTCTGGCCGCACGTTCAGGGTGCACTACTACATGCAcggttgaggaagaggagcagccATGTTCGATCGGAATCTGGAGTAGCATCGCGATCGTTCACCCCCACTGTGGGAAAGGTCTACGGTCTAGACCGGCCCGACCAGTCTGACATGGCAGCGGCTGTCTTCACCATCGTCTGGAGCTGCTCACTGTAGACGCCAACGCTGCTATCAGCGGGGAATTATTTCCGGGCCTAGATCGACGGCACTGACAGGCTCAACTGCGGATTGCCTGAGGAGGGCGTGGCGCTATCGACCGGACTGGCCGTGACCCTGATGGACCGGCGGAGCCACTACCAGACCCATGGCTTACCTCCAAACGAGACTTTTCCTCGGGGCCCAAACTATGATCGCCCGGGTTCCATGGATACCCTGCAAGCTTTTCTGACGAGGGCTGGGAGGGCTTGACAGCTAGCTATGGGCCCCCCACTAACATACGTTTGGCTcacctctcttccctccccccctccaaCGACTGACTTTATTTAACGTCCCTCGTCCCCCTGCCTTCTTGGAAATATACTGGCCATACTCTTTTGTCCCACTTCACTCCAACCTGGCCCACCCTTTCATAATATAATCTGAAAAGATGGCATCGCGGGATCTAGATCAGGATATCGCTCCCATCCCCCGCTCGCGGGAGGAGAACCAGGAGAGGTATGTGATATATCAGATTTCCCCAATCTGACAGACACTGACCACATCGGTAGAGCCTTCATTGCTGCTTCGCGGCGAAAAGATCGCAGCCTGGATGCGCGGCTAGAGTCTGCTAACCGGGCCTCGATGCTGCACAAGAAGCGCACAGGCAAGGCCTTCCACATCACCAAGGAGATTGTGGAGAAAGAGGCCATGTACGAAGAAGTCGATGAGCGGTATCAAGAGAAGCGCATCCGCATGCTGCAAGCCCAAAATATGCAGATTGAAGAGCAATTCCACCGCCATTTGCTCGCTGCGTTCGCCGCTCGCGCTAATGGATCCGGGTCTCAGACCTCATCCATTGCCAGTCGGCGAGCCAGCTTGGCTCCGCGAGCGTCCACGGACAGTGGCTCCCGCAAGCTGAGCCTGGACCTGTCCAATCTGCCCACTGCATTCCCGCACGGCATGGACTCGGGTCCCTTCACGACAAGCGATGGCTACGTGCTGTCGCCCTCCGCAAGCAACTTCAACCCCAGCCCGGAGTCGTCTTACATGGCCTGCTCTGAGGCCTCATACCCCAGCATGATGCCGGCCAGCAGTGCTGCCGCAACTCCAGCATACATGGGCCAACAGACGCCGTGGAGCAGCCAAGTACCACCGTCGTGGCCGTcaatgcagcagcagcaacagcagcagcagcagcaccagatCCCCACTCCGGGACAGACCCCAACCGACAACCAAGCAGTGCAGAtgtggcagcagcagatgatgCAACAAGCCCAGATGCCCGCGGACGCGGCCCAGGCGATCCAGATGCGGCAATTCAGAGACCGACTGGCCTCTGCACCGGAACTGCCCATGCAGCAACCCCAACAGCAGCATCTGTCCGCCCCACCCATGGTCTCATCCGGATCGGTCTCTCACGGACATTCGCGTGGGAAGTCCCAGCCCAGCAACACCTTCCACAACCTTCACCTCCTGACCCAGGGCACAAAcattgctgctgctcgctcGAGTGCCAACTCGCCCAAGGTTGAGTCCCTCACGGCGGAGACCAAGTCCACACCGGATTTCTGTCCCACGCCCAACACGCCGCTGTCTCccacggcggtggcggcgcaGGAGCCTGCCAAGCaggaggacgatggcatcATGGTCTCGCACGAAGAGCTCGACCCAGACTTCAACGAGTTCAGCCAATttgccctgggcctgggcAATTCGTCCCACCCGCACCTGGGCGAGCGAGAGCCGTTTGGGTTTGATGAATTTGTCACCCTGGACGACTTTGCTACGGTGTCTTGTTGATTTACGATTCTTGTAtatcttttttttatctttcttgAGGAGGGGGGTTTCTGCCGTGTACATTGCTCCTGTATCATACCTATCTGTCATTCTTTTATTATTCCCTAATTTCCTCTGGAGTTGCTGTTTTTATTTCCTGTACCTACCACTGCTCTAGGTGCTACTTACTTACTGTCTACTACCTATACCATGTTCGTCACGACACGACACGACACGAAATCAAATTCAAATCCACGCTTGACTTTTTCTCATTCTCTTGTTACATTTCCACTTTTGCTTCACCTCTGGTAGAACACCGCAAACAGCAACACCCTGACCGTCGcgtttcctcttcctctctttcctcctccaccccctccccctctctGCAAAGGCCACTTTCGACCCGTGGCCAGCTGCCCGCGACCCAGAGCTCGTCCATCCTCGGGCCTTGACAGCTATAGCTTTCTGATTTCCTTGCCTACCTCGGTTATCCCCCCTCTCCACGCTTGGACCAATCCAGCCCGTAGCCACTCTTGCCCCGACCGCATCCAGCCACTGCTCGCCTGCTCTTGGCAGCGGTGGCCCTTGGCATGCCCGAGCTGAGGGGCATGGTATGGTATGACGACAGACCGGCTCTTACGGGTAGTTGGTGGACCCCCTGGGTTGCTGGCTTACTTGCTGCTCAGAAACTCAGATCTGTACGAACAAGCCCTGAGATCAACTCCCCGACCGCCGGGATGTGCTTCCGCGCGCGCGCACTAAACTGGCGCGACGCCGGCGCGAAGTGTATTCCACCAGGTACTAACTACCCTAACTCCTAAACCCT of the Penicillium psychrofluorescens genome assembly, chromosome: 1 genome contains:
- a CDS encoding uncharacterized protein (ID:PFLUO_001652-T1.cds;~source:funannotate) produces the protein MASRDLDQDIAPIPRSREENQERAFIAASRRKDRSLDARLESANRASMLHKKRTGKAFHITKEIVEKEAMYEEVDERYQEKRIRMLQAQNMQIEEQFHRHLLAAFAARANGSGSQTSSIASRRASLAPRASTDSGSRKLSLDLSNLPTAFPHGMDSGPFTTSDGYVLSPSASNFNPSPESSYMACSEASYPSMMPASSAAATPAYMGQQTPWSSQVPPSWPSMQQQQQQQQQHQIPTPGQTPTDNQAVQMWQQQMMQQAQMPADAAQAIQMRQFRDRLASAPELPMQQPQQQHLSAPPMVSSGSVSHGHSRGKSQPSNTFHNLHLLTQGTNIAAARSSANSPKVESLTAETKSTPDFCPTPNTPLSPTAVAAQEPAKQEDDGIMVSHEELDPDFNEFSQFALGLGNSSHPHLGEREPFGFDEFVTLDDFATVSC
- a CDS encoding uncharacterized protein (ID:PFLUO_001650-T1.cds;~source:funannotate) — translated: MVRHKKDNFARGGKKFSNPRPRVPRDGEQESSRPVYKAACWDMGHCDPKRCSGKKLMKLGLMRELHIGQRSPGVVVSPNAKRVISPADRETMEQHGAAVVECSWVRVKEVPWSRIGGKCERLLPYLIAANTVNYGKPWRLNCVEALAACFYICGHADWAKDVLKNFRYGEAFIDINSELLNLYAACETEEDVKRTEEEWLAKIEREYEDSRVEGADDMWTVGNTNRKPAEKDMDGEEDDSEDEGSDDNEDEDEHEDEDGADKDPFAISDDSEDEEQMAEIRRKILSSKAFQNPSQSDKQELEKIAPPEPLYVDSDAESGSAGSEDEAFDNIINATTVTDRTGIKAIQQRRGKETVSASFSRTEISAPKRW
- a CDS encoding uncharacterized protein (ID:PFLUO_001649-T1.cds;~source:funannotate): MDLPKVGDRIDSIDTPSMIADLDLVDANLKKLMGKLLPTGLNIRPHLKTTKSAILARKMNAAGAKGVCVAKVSEAEVIAATGFDDLLITCEIVGPAKVRRLVELFRKHRGIRTVVDSEVGASAINDALARAGIEEPISVLIDLDVGLHRTGVQPGEPAVALARHVSGLKHLRLIGVQGYEGHLQHLHDYEDRKAQCLASMKILTETAEALRKEGCDIQVVTTGGTGTAEFCATVPGVTELQPGSFIFMDTDYRNAVGTFYSNSLTILSTVISKQGPRCVTIDSGLKSLTTDSGLAECKDPRYEYGVLGDEHGSLSWAEGTPDLKVGDRVEMVPSHIDPTVNLHDFYYAYRGGVIKEIWPVDSRGKVQ
- a CDS encoding uncharacterized protein (ID:PFLUO_001651-T1.cds;~source:funannotate), giving the protein MAARDRFGPFAEPGLTPLQRAIRNACDPQNYEPNLALNLEVADLVNTKKGNAPRESAFDIVQLINSRNQNVALLALALLDICVKNCGYPFHLQIGTKEFLNELVRRFPERPPMRPSRVQHRILESIEEWRQTICQTSRYKEDLGFIRDMHRLLLYKGYAFPEVRREDAAVLNPSDNLRSAEEMEEEEREAQSAKLQELIRRGTPADLQEANRLMKVMAGFDNRHKTDYRAKAAEEVSKVQQKARILEEMLQSGEGMPEGDVFEELANALQSAHPKIQKMCEEESDDPEAVHKLLEINDSIHRTIERYKLVKTGDLDAASKIPKGTLGTTTGVSKNANNELSLIDFDPEPSSNSNAAEAAQGGSSLENDLLGLSMDDQVPAAGGGISLGPSMNFPSIPSSSATPPQQTPAAFKPNYDILAGMNSSSQSSTPPPRASPQPPSQPTPPPAADPFASLVSASPRPGASPFPAPAAAAPAASGSSALLDLVADQPPAKQPAAAAEDDEWNFASSLPPSSALPTSNKVQVLNSQLRVDFAVRRLPGEPRQIQIAAVFSNTTSQPISELHFQVAVEKLYTLQLRPQSGRDIAAMQQNGVQQGLLLDGIDAGKGNSVKLRFRVSYKVGATAHEEQGMVPSLGIS